The genomic interval GCTCGTGACTTGGCGGCGCTGACGAAGCGGCTGACGGAGATCTCAAAGGAGATCGACGTGTTGCGGCGTGAGGACGAGGAGGTTTCGTCTGATGGCGAAGTTAGCACCTCCTTCGATGCCAAAGTTATCTGAGGCTGCAAGGCATCTTGTCTACCCAGAACTTTCGGGGTCATTGTTCCCTCGGGTTAATCAGAAGCTCATTGATGTTGGTGTGGGTTTCGATCCTTGGCAGACGGGTTTCGGCACGGTTGCACTTGGCCTGAATGACGATGGGAAGTTCGCGGCCTCCATCGGCGGGGTATGTGCTTCGATCCCGCGCCAGGTGGGTAAGACGTTCACTATCGGTCACCTGATCATTGGGCTGTGTCTGCTGATCCCGAACTTGCGGGTTATCTGGACCTCGCATCACTTGGTGACGACTGGGAACACGTTCCAGTCGATGCAGGGCATGGTGAAGAAGCCGAAGGTTCTCCGCCATGTCGAAGACATCCGCCTTGCGAACGGTGAGCAGCGGATCACGTTCAAGAACGGGTCCGTTGTCATGTTCGGTGCTCGGTCTCATGGCTTCGGTCTCGGTATGGATGCGATCGATGTTGTCGTGTTCGACGAGGCTCAGCGGCTGACGGCTCGAGGCGCGGAGGATCTGGTGCCCACGACGAACCAGGCACGCAACGAGTACGGTGCACTGCTGTTCTTCATTGGCACTCCGCCACGTCCGGCTGATGATGGTGACGCGTTCAAGTCGAAGCGCAGGCAGGCACTTTCGGGTGGCTCGGAGAACATGGTGTATGTCGAGTTCTCGGCTGATGCTGATGCGGCGTTGGATGATCGGTCGCAGTGGCCGAAGATGAATCCGTCCTACCCGTTCCGCACACCGCTTGAGTCGATGCTTCGTATGCGGGAGAACATGGCTGATGATGCTGCATGGCGGCGCGAAGCTATGGGGATATGGGACTCCGATAATCCTGGCACTCGCCTTATCTCGAGCGAGCTTTGGGTGGCGCAAGGTCGCACTGCTCGTCAAGTCGAGATCATCCGTGAGAGCGAAGAAGTCCGCACTTTCGGCGTGACGTTCTCTCTCGATGGCAAGCGTGTCGCTGTCGCCGGCGGGCTTAAGCATGCTGACGGCGCTCACGCTGAGGTGGTCGACGGCTTCTCGGGTCACATGGAGGCGGGCGTGGATGCGCTTGCTGCGTGGCTTGCTGAGGAGTCGCGCCGGGAGAAGACAGCGCTCTATGCGGTCTCGGGCCGGTCTCATGCTGAGGTTCTTTCGCGGAAGCTCATCGAGTTGGGGGTCCCGCGGAAGGCGGTCCACATCCTTAGTTCGCCGGAGTATTTCACGGCCTGCTCGATGTACGAGACGGGTTTGCGCGACGGGTCGGTAACGCACTCGGAGGACGAGGCTGCTGACCAGACAATTTTGAACCGTTCGGTTTCTGTCTGCGACAAGAAATTGCGCGGCACGGCCGGTTCATGGAGTTGGGAAGTCACAGTCCCGGGTGGCGACGAAACACCGCTGGAGGCGGCGTCGGTTGCAGTTTGGGCTGCGTTGACGACGAAGCGTCGTCCGGGGCGGAAGAGTAGGGCGGTGGTGTTGGGATGATGGTTTCTTCGATGCCATTCGTGTCTGGTCTTCCTGATGAGTATCGGGATGAGCTCGCGACGTTGTTCGACCAGGTGCAGCAGAAGCAACGCCGGAATCTGATCCGGCGAAGGTACTACGACTACAAGGCGGGTCTGAAGGATCTCGGGATCGCGATCCCGCCGCAGTTGCGGAACATCGAGACTGTAATCGGTTGGTCAGCGAAGGGCGTCGAAGGGCTTGTGAAGCGGGCCGTCTTGGACGGGTTCACGACACCGGCCGGTGTAGATGCTGAGGCGATCGGAGTTACGGCGGTTTGGGAGGACAACCGGCTTGGTGTTGAGTCGCGGATGGCTCATACCGATGCCGCAGTAGCTTCCTGCGTCTTTGGGTTCGTGCAGGCCGGTGATGCCGATGCTGGCGAGCCAGAAGCGGTGATCTCGTTGAAGTCTGCCGAGTGGGCGACCGGCAAGTGGGATGCGCGTCGCCGGGGGCTCTCGTCGGCGTTGTCAGTCATCGACGTGGACGCTACCGGCCAGGTCACGCGGTTCAACCTGTATCGACCCGGCGAAGTCATTGCGTTTCGCCAGGTGGGCGCTGGCTGGGACATTCGGCGCATGCGTCATGATCTCGGCATGCCGGTCGAGGTGCTACCGCATAAGCCGTCCCTCTCGCGGCCGTTCGGTAAGTCTCGGATCTCGCGTGCGGTCATGGCGCTGACCGATTCGGGCGTGCGCACGCTGCTGCGTTCTGAGGTGTCGGCGGAGTTCTTCTCCGCCCCGCAGCGTTACGCGCTCGGCGTCGATGAGGATACGTTCGTGGGGCCGGATGGGAAGCCGATTCCTGCTTGGCAGGCGATCATCGGGCGCATTCTTGCGATGGGCCGCGACGAGAATGGCGACATCCCGTCAGTAGGGCAGTTCTCGCAGCAGTCGTTCGAACCGCACTTCGCGCAGATCCGTCAGCTTGCTTCCCTGGTGTCTTCGGAGTTCAATATGACGCCGCGTTCGTTTGGCATCGTGCAAGACAATCCTGAGTCCGCTGATGCGATCATCGAGGCGAAGGAAGACCTCGTGCTGGATGCTAAAGAGTTCACCGACACAGTGGCTCCGGCGTGGAAGCGGCTCATGATCGGGGCTCTGCGGATTCAGGATGATTCGCCGGCCGCCCGTGAGGTGTACAGGCAGATTCGCCCGCACTTCCGAAACCCGGCATTGCCGTCTGTTGTGTCGGCTTCGGACGCGGTTACGAAGCAGGTGTCCTCGTTCCCGTGGCTCGCGGAAACCGATGAGGCGCTCGAGATGCTCGGCTACGACCGGCAGCAGATCGACTCGATGCAGTCTGCGCGGCGGCGGGCGACCGCGCGGCAACTGCTCACGCAAGGAACCTTGGCTGACCCGCAGGAGGTCTGATGACGACAAGGCGGGATCTCAACGAGCTTGCAGCGTTGGGATCCCGCACCGTCGAACTTGCTCGGGCGGAGCTTGAAGCCTTCTTCTATGGTCTGGATCTGACGCGCCCTGAGCTCGCACGTGACGCGTTGATCGAGTTCATGCCGATGCTGGCACAGGAGTACGGCGATGCGGCTGCTACGGCTGCGGCTGAGTGGTACGAGGCTCAAAGGCGCGGGCAGATCGCTGGGAGCTATTCGGCTGTCCTTGGCGAGGGCGCATCTGCGGAGCAAGTGGCAGGGACTACCCGGTGGGCGGCTGGCCAGCTTTTCGACGGCGACCCATCCCAGACGCTCCTTCTCCTCGGAGAAGCGCTGCAGCGCTTTGTGCTGCAAGGCGCGCGCGACACGGTCGCCGCGAACGCTTCACGTGATCCTGCTCGGCCCAGATTCGCGCGGGTACCGATGGGACGCAAGACATGCGCGTGGTGCTCCATGCTCGCGTCACGCGGGTTCGTGTACTGGTCGGAGGAGACCGCCGGGATTGCGCGTGGACACTTCCATGATGGCTGTGACTGCCAGGTGGTGTCGTCGTTCGCCAAGGGAAGGATCCGGATAGACGGGTACGACCCGGAGGCATTGTATGAGCGTTACAGCGCTGCACGCGTCGAAGTCGTTTCAGAAGGAATAGTTCCGTCCGATGAGGCAATCGCTAAGCGGATGCGGGACATGTTTCCTGACGAGTTCACGGACGGGGCCGAAGTTCCGTCGCTACTGCGTGAGCCTGATGCGGGATGGCCGTCATCGTTCGGTCCTGTGTCTCCGGGGCGGTGGAGGCATATTCTTGGCCGGCATGGTGCGGGCGGTGCGGCAGTCGATACCTTCCCGGACGGCCTGTCGCCGTACGAGATCGCAAAGATCATTCGTGCTGTCGTCTCGAATCCTGATTTCACTAGGCCACACCCTTCGATGAGTGGCTACATTCTCAACTACTTCAAGCGAGAAGATGGCCGCCTGTACGTTGTTGGCACAAAGGTTGCCGGCGACGGGAAAGTCATGGTGAGGACGGCGTTCCCACCGGGAGAAGGGACGGGTATCCTGTGAGCATGGAACTCAAGGAAGCAACTATCAGGATGCGGGATGCAATCGCGCCGCGTCTTGATGATTACTCCCTCGAGCTTCTCGATATCGAGATCGAGGAAGGCGATTGGGAGACCGCCCACGGCATGGCGGTACAAGCCGCGAAGTTCCACCATATTGACGTGCCGGACGAGATTCTCGAAGCCGCTTAGGCGAGAGTCTTCTGGCCTGTACCCCGTACCACTCGGTGCGGGGTTTTTTCATGCCCGCCGCAAGGCGGGTTCTCTATTTCAACT from Leucobacter allii carries:
- a CDS encoding phage portal protein is translated as MSGLPDEYRDELATLFDQVQQKQRRNLIRRRYYDYKAGLKDLGIAIPPQLRNIETVIGWSAKGVEGLVKRAVLDGFTTPAGVDAEAIGVTAVWEDNRLGVESRMAHTDAAVASCVFGFVQAGDADAGEPEAVISLKSAEWATGKWDARRRGLSSALSVIDVDATGQVTRFNLYRPGEVIAFRQVGAGWDIRRMRHDLGMPVEVLPHKPSLSRPFGKSRISRAVMALTDSGVRTLLRSEVSAEFFSAPQRYALGVDEDTFVGPDGKPIPAWQAIIGRILAMGRDENGDIPSVGQFSQQSFEPHFAQIRQLASLVSSEFNMTPRSFGIVQDNPESADAIIEAKEDLVLDAKEFTDTVAPAWKRLMIGALRIQDDSPAAREVYRQIRPHFRNPALPSVVSASDAVTKQVSSFPWLAETDEALEMLGYDRQQIDSMQSARRRATARQLLTQGTLADPQEV
- a CDS encoding DEAD/DEAH box helicase family protein; amino-acid sequence: MAKLAPPSMPKLSEAARHLVYPELSGSLFPRVNQKLIDVGVGFDPWQTGFGTVALGLNDDGKFAASIGGVCASIPRQVGKTFTIGHLIIGLCLLIPNLRVIWTSHHLVTTGNTFQSMQGMVKKPKVLRHVEDIRLANGEQRITFKNGSVVMFGARSHGFGLGMDAIDVVVFDEAQRLTARGAEDLVPTTNQARNEYGALLFFIGTPPRPADDGDAFKSKRRQALSGGSENMVYVEFSADADAALDDRSQWPKMNPSYPFRTPLESMLRMRENMADDAAWRREAMGIWDSDNPGTRLISSELWVAQGRTARQVEIIRESEEVRTFGVTFSLDGKRVAVAGGLKHADGAHAEVVDGFSGHMEAGVDALAAWLAEESRREKTALYAVSGRSHAEVLSRKLIELGVPRKAVHILSSPEYFTACSMYETGLRDGSVTHSEDEAADQTILNRSVSVCDKKLRGTAGSWSWEVTVPGGDETPLEAASVAVWAALTTKRRPGRKSRAVVLG